The following coding sequences are from one Candidatus Nanopelagicales bacterium window:
- a CDS encoding nucleotidyltransferase domain-containing protein has product MSLSAEYRDARRGEEVARLRRVLALRAMVATGMSQRQIADALGISQPAVSQQLKFAPQLDDLHPEVLLEAAAPILKALAADHGYTRLAAFGSVARRQARRDSDIDLIVEAPEGTSSFGFIRFKRLIEQVLGREVDLVEYGGLKPRIDDDIRREAVLL; this is encoded by the coding sequence ATGTCACTCTCTGCGGAGTACCGCGACGCCCGACGCGGCGAAGAAGTCGCGCGGCTGCGACGCGTACTGGCGCTGCGCGCGATGGTCGCAACGGGCATGAGCCAGCGCCAGATCGCCGACGCGCTCGGCATCAGCCAGCCTGCGGTCAGTCAGCAGCTCAAGTTCGCCCCCCAGCTCGACGACCTCCACCCCGAGGTCCTGCTCGAAGCGGCAGCGCCCATCCTCAAGGCTCTCGCCGCCGATCACGGCTACACCAGGCTCGCTGCGTTCGGGTCCGTCGCACGCCGCCAAGCCCGACGAGACTCCGACATCGACCTCATCGTCGAGGCGCCCGAGGGGACATCCTCGTTTGGGTTCATTCGGTTCAAGCGTCTCATCGAGCAGGTCCTCGGGCGCGAGGTCGACCTTGTCGAGTACGGCGGACTCAAGCCGCGGATCGATGATGACATCCGCCGAGAGGCGGTGCTCCTCTGA
- a CDS encoding excisionase family DNA-binding protein — protein sequence MNATDAEVVSPAPADADELAKVLSFMEAHEARHGTSPESAFYLTGSGEHDRVELTKQLHAILKQVVQALSHGQSVSILTRDQEISTQQAAEILGLSRPTVVRLISEGELAAHVPGTVRRKLRLADVLAYREGLRARRNRFIAEGSAEYDDVEDDDVTSLLAEARRNR from the coding sequence ATGAACGCGACCGACGCAGAGGTCGTTAGTCCTGCGCCCGCTGACGCTGACGAACTGGCCAAGGTTCTCAGCTTCATGGAGGCGCACGAGGCGCGTCACGGCACATCGCCTGAGTCGGCGTTCTACCTGACCGGCTCCGGCGAGCACGATCGTGTGGAACTCACCAAGCAGCTTCACGCCATCCTCAAGCAGGTCGTTCAGGCTCTGAGTCACGGCCAATCGGTCAGCATCCTGACCCGCGATCAGGAGATCTCCACTCAGCAGGCCGCGGAGATCCTCGGCCTGAGCCGCCCCACCGTCGTGCGCCTGATTAGCGAAGGTGAACTCGCGGCCCATGTGCCAGGAACGGTGCGCCGCAAGCTTCGGCTGGCCGACGTGCTCGCCTACCGTGAGGGACTGCGCGCCCGGCGCAACCGCTTCATCGCCGAGGGTTCGGCGGAGTACGACGACGTCGAAGACGACGACGTAACCTCGCTACTCGCCGAGGCCCGTCGCAATCGCTGA
- a CDS encoding PIN domain-containing protein, producing MYRAVLDTCALVPGLQRNFLLQLADEDAFAPLWGSGILSELDYVLARLDPKRGREGSEERRRHLFEQMSQAFPGAEINAPKDRDYDYGQSDADDGHVAHAAIIGKADAIVTDDTRAGFRSSSVLIDAGIAILCPHQFAANTVAEILERELLRGP from the coding sequence GTGTACCGCGCCGTCCTCGACACCTGTGCCCTGGTGCCGGGGCTTCAGCGGAACTTCCTGCTCCAGCTCGCAGATGAGGACGCCTTCGCTCCGCTCTGGGGGTCGGGAATCCTCTCCGAACTGGACTACGTCCTTGCGCGCCTCGATCCCAAGCGCGGCCGCGAGGGTAGCGAGGAGCGAAGGCGCCATCTCTTCGAGCAGATGAGTCAGGCTTTTCCCGGCGCTGAGATCAACGCCCCGAAGGATCGCGACTACGACTACGGGCAGAGCGACGCGGACGACGGGCACGTTGCCCACGCCGCCATCATCGGGAAGGCCGACGCGATCGTCACTGACGACACACGAGCGGGGTTCAGATCCTCCTCTGTCCTGATCGACGCGGGGATCGCTATCCTCTGCCCGCACCAGTTCGCCGCGAACACCGTCGCCGAGATCCTCGAGCGCGAACTGTTGAGGGGCCCGTGA
- a CDS encoding type II toxin-antitoxin system VapC family toxin, whose amino-acid sequence MSASVGILDTSAIIALPTLSDASALPETPLITTITLAELSAGPLVTDDAAERARRQSVLQQAESDFDPLPFDAPAARVFGQVASALRRSGRMHKARAYDALIAAIAIANSMPVYTANPDDFSGINGLSVVALRAGSAKD is encoded by the coding sequence ATGAGTGCCTCCGTCGGCATTCTTGACACGTCCGCGATCATCGCTCTCCCGACGCTGAGCGACGCGTCAGCTCTACCTGAGACGCCACTGATCACGACTATCACACTCGCGGAGCTGTCGGCCGGACCGCTGGTCACCGACGATGCCGCGGAGCGAGCCCGGCGGCAGAGCGTCCTCCAACAAGCCGAGTCGGATTTCGACCCGCTGCCGTTCGACGCTCCCGCCGCACGCGTTTTCGGTCAAGTGGCTTCCGCGCTGCGCCGCTCTGGGCGCATGCACAAAGCCAGGGCCTACGACGCACTCATCGCTGCTATCGCGATCGCCAACAGCATGCCTGTCTACACCGCGAACCCTGACGACTTCTCAGGCATCAACGGACTGAGCGTCGTGGCCCTGAGGGCCGGGAGCGCGAAAGACTGA